A genomic stretch from Centroberyx gerrardi isolate f3 chromosome 10, fCenGer3.hap1.cur.20231027, whole genome shotgun sequence includes:
- the sp3a gene encoding transcription factor Sp3a isoform X3, with amino-acid sequence MTAPEQPVKQEEMAALDVDSSQSDFLHQDNGRGDQTSIQLTGTDKWEVLTPTTAVKDECGMIQIQSQGILTSNGQYVVPLQNFQSQPIFVTSGTDASSANSVPNIQYQVIPQIQTADGHLSFSTSAVDGASLSHDATGQIQILPDGSQSLSVTSTADILNNNQNLISQTGHVQQIQGVSIGSSTFNNQGQVVTNVPVGLPGNITFVPINSVDLDSLGLSGAQTIATGVTADGQLIMASQHVDGSESLDKTGDHLSHTLSVNDSHANPEIYVPTSSSQLPDTANASGLLTQDTSLSSMAIEQGDSSSGLQEGFIQQNQVQNIQASSAQPIIQLQQVPVQTSNGQVVQSLAAGGQGLQNVQLINPGTFIIQAQTVTPSGQIQWQTFQVQGVQNLQNLQLPTTPPQQITLAPVQTLSLGSSPVNISTGQIPNLQTVTINSVGQHEGDMDSPGDIQIKEEPDSEDWPLGTDSTLNTSDLSHLRVRLVDEDDQLGQESKRLRRVACTCPNCKESGGRGSSMGKKKQHICHIAGCGKVYGKTSHLRAHLRWHSGERPFVCSWMFCGKRFTRSDELQRHRRTHTGEKKFVCPECSKRFMRSDHLAKHIKTHQNKKGVNSGSAVVASMESAGSSDSIITTAGGTTLILTNIQQGSSNAQDILANAEIPLQLVTTVAASEVME; translated from the exons ATGACTG CCCCAGAACAGCCAGTGAAACAAGAGGAAATGGCTGCCTTGGACGTGGACAGCAGTCAAAGCGACTTTCTGCACCAAGACAATGGGAGAGGAGATCAG ACATCTATACAACTAACTGGGACTGATAAATGGGAGGTGTTAACCCCCACAACAGCAGTAAAGGATGAATGTGGAATGATACAGATCCAGAGTCAAGGGATATTAACGTCAAACGGACAGTATGTTGTTCCTCTCCAGAACTTTCAAAGTCAACCAATCTTTGTGACGTCGGGAACGGACGCCTCCTCTGCCAATTCAGTGCCTAACATTCAGTACCAAGTGATTCCTCAGATTCAGACAGCTGATGGACACCTGAGCTTTTCCACGTCTGCTGTGGATGGAGCTAGTCTGAGTCACGATGCCACAGGGCAGATTCAGATCTTGCCCGATGGTAGCCAGAGTCTAAGTGTGACATCAACTGCAGACATCCTTAATAACAACCAGAACCTCATATCACAGACTGGTCATGTCCAGCAGATCCAGGGAGTTTCTATTGGCAGCTCCACTTTCAACAACCAGGGTCAGGTTGTCACTAATGTGCCTGTGGGTTTGCCCGGGAACATTACTTTTGTTCCTATTAACAGCGTGGACTTGGACTCCCTTGGCCTGTCTGGTGCTCAGACTATAGCAACAGGAGTCACTGCTGATGGCCAGCTAATTATGGCCAGTCAGCACGTGGATGGCTCGGAGAGTCTGGATAAGACAGGTGATCACCTCTCACACACGCTATCGGTAAATGACTCGCATGCAAACCCAGAGATATATGTGCCAACGTCTTCCTCTCAGCTACCCGATACAGCAAATGCATCAGGTCTGCTGACGCAAGACACTTCATTGTCATCGATGGCTATAGAGCAAGGAGACTCGAGTTCTGGTCTTCAGGAAGGCTTCATCCAGCAGAATCAGGTCCAGAACATCCAGGCATCCTCCGCTCAGCCCATcatccagctgcagcaggtgCCTGTCCAGACCAGCAACGGTCAGGTAGTGCAGTCATTGGCAGCAGGCGGGCAGGGCTTGCAGAATGTGCAGCTGATAAACCCAGGGACCTTCATCATCCAAGCCCAGACAGTGACGCCGTCGGGCCAGATCCAGTGGCAGACCTTCCAGGTGCAGGGTGTGCAGAACCTGCAGAACCTCCAGCTGCCCACCACGCCGCCCCAACAGATAACCCTGGCTCCGGTTCAGACCCTGTCGCTGGGCTCCAGTCCAGTCAACATCAGCACAGGGCAGATCCCCAACCTGCAGACGGTGACCATCAACTCAGTGGGCCAGCACGAGGGGGACATGGACAGTCCTGGAG ATATCCAGATAAAGGAAGAGCCAGACTCTGAGGACTGGCCGCTAGGCACCGACTCCACCCTGAACACAAGCGATCTGTCCCACCTCCGCGTGCGGCTGGTGGACGAGGACGATCAGCTTGGCCAGGAGAGCAAGAGGTTGCGCAGAGTGGCGTGCACTTGCCCCAACTGTAAAGAGTCGGGCGGGAG AGGATCCAGCATGGGGAAGAAGAAGCAGCACATCTGCCACATCGCGGGCTGTGGGAAAGTGTACGGAAAGACGTCCCACCTGCGAGCGCACCTGCGCTGGCATTCGGGGGAGCGGCCCTTCGTCTGCAGCTGGATGTTCTGTGGGAAGAGGTTCACGCGCAGTGACGAGCTGCAGAGacacaggagaacacacacag GAGAGAAGAAGTTTGTCTGCCCGGAATGTTCCAAGCGCTTCATGCGGAGCGACCACCTGGCGAAGCACATTAAAACTCATCAGAACAAAAAAGGCGTGAACTCTGGTAGCGCTGTGGTGGCCTCGATGGAGTCTGCGGGGTCCTCAGACAGTATCATCACCACGGCAGGCGGGACCACCCTCATCCTCACCAACATCCAGCAGGGCTCCAGCAACGCCCAGGACATCCTGGCCAACGCAGAGATCCCTCTCCAGCTCGTCACCACCGTAGCGGCCAGCGAAGTCATGGAGTGA
- the sp3a gene encoding transcription factor Sp3a isoform X2: MTAPEQPVKQEEMAALDVDSSQSDFLHQDNGRGDQPSPLDLLATTCSKVGSPSSELDRGAAADVTSIQLTGTDKWEVLTPTTAVKDECGMIQIQSQGILTSNGQYVVPLQNFQSQPIFVTSGTDASSANSVPNIQYQVIPQIQTADGHLSFSTSAVDGASLSHDATGQIQILPDGSQSLSVTSTADILNNNQNLISQTGHVQQIQGVSIGSSTFNNQGQVVTNVPVGLPGNITFVPINSVDLDSLGLSGAQTIATGVTADGQLIMASQHVDGSESLDKTGDHLSHTLSVNDSHANPEIYVPTSSSQLPDTANASGLLTQDTSLSSMAIEQGDSSSGLQEGFIQQNQVQNIQASSAQPIIQLQQVPVQTSNGQVVQSLAAGGQGLQNVQLINPGTFIIQAQTVTPSGQIQWQTFQVQGVQNLQNLQLPTTPPQQITLAPVQTLSLGSSPVNISTGQIPNLQTVTINSVGQHEGDMDSPGDIQIKEEPDSEDWPLGTDSTLNTSDLSHLRVRLVDEDDQLGQESKRLRRVACTCPNCKESGGRGSSMGKKKQHICHIAGCGKVYGKTSHLRAHLRWHSGERPFVCSWMFCGKRFTRSDELQRHRRTHTGEKKFVCPECSKRFMRSDHLAKHIKTHQNKKGVNSGSAVVASMESAGSSDSIITTAGGTTLILTNIQQGSSNAQDILANAEIPLQLVTTVAASEVME, translated from the exons ATGACTG CCCCAGAACAGCCAGTGAAACAAGAGGAAATGGCTGCCTTGGACGTGGACAGCAGTCAAAGCGACTTTCTGCACCAAGACAATGGGAGAGGAGATCAG CCGTCACCGCTCGACCTGCTAGCAACTACCTGCAGTAAGGTTGGGTCACCATCGTCAGAGTTGGACAGAGGTGCTGCCGCTGATGTG ACATCTATACAACTAACTGGGACTGATAAATGGGAGGTGTTAACCCCCACAACAGCAGTAAAGGATGAATGTGGAATGATACAGATCCAGAGTCAAGGGATATTAACGTCAAACGGACAGTATGTTGTTCCTCTCCAGAACTTTCAAAGTCAACCAATCTTTGTGACGTCGGGAACGGACGCCTCCTCTGCCAATTCAGTGCCTAACATTCAGTACCAAGTGATTCCTCAGATTCAGACAGCTGATGGACACCTGAGCTTTTCCACGTCTGCTGTGGATGGAGCTAGTCTGAGTCACGATGCCACAGGGCAGATTCAGATCTTGCCCGATGGTAGCCAGAGTCTAAGTGTGACATCAACTGCAGACATCCTTAATAACAACCAGAACCTCATATCACAGACTGGTCATGTCCAGCAGATCCAGGGAGTTTCTATTGGCAGCTCCACTTTCAACAACCAGGGTCAGGTTGTCACTAATGTGCCTGTGGGTTTGCCCGGGAACATTACTTTTGTTCCTATTAACAGCGTGGACTTGGACTCCCTTGGCCTGTCTGGTGCTCAGACTATAGCAACAGGAGTCACTGCTGATGGCCAGCTAATTATGGCCAGTCAGCACGTGGATGGCTCGGAGAGTCTGGATAAGACAGGTGATCACCTCTCACACACGCTATCGGTAAATGACTCGCATGCAAACCCAGAGATATATGTGCCAACGTCTTCCTCTCAGCTACCCGATACAGCAAATGCATCAGGTCTGCTGACGCAAGACACTTCATTGTCATCGATGGCTATAGAGCAAGGAGACTCGAGTTCTGGTCTTCAGGAAGGCTTCATCCAGCAGAATCAGGTCCAGAACATCCAGGCATCCTCCGCTCAGCCCATcatccagctgcagcaggtgCCTGTCCAGACCAGCAACGGTCAGGTAGTGCAGTCATTGGCAGCAGGCGGGCAGGGCTTGCAGAATGTGCAGCTGATAAACCCAGGGACCTTCATCATCCAAGCCCAGACAGTGACGCCGTCGGGCCAGATCCAGTGGCAGACCTTCCAGGTGCAGGGTGTGCAGAACCTGCAGAACCTCCAGCTGCCCACCACGCCGCCCCAACAGATAACCCTGGCTCCGGTTCAGACCCTGTCGCTGGGCTCCAGTCCAGTCAACATCAGCACAGGGCAGATCCCCAACCTGCAGACGGTGACCATCAACTCAGTGGGCCAGCACGAGGGGGACATGGACAGTCCTGGAG ATATCCAGATAAAGGAAGAGCCAGACTCTGAGGACTGGCCGCTAGGCACCGACTCCACCCTGAACACAAGCGATCTGTCCCACCTCCGCGTGCGGCTGGTGGACGAGGACGATCAGCTTGGCCAGGAGAGCAAGAGGTTGCGCAGAGTGGCGTGCACTTGCCCCAACTGTAAAGAGTCGGGCGGGAG AGGATCCAGCATGGGGAAGAAGAAGCAGCACATCTGCCACATCGCGGGCTGTGGGAAAGTGTACGGAAAGACGTCCCACCTGCGAGCGCACCTGCGCTGGCATTCGGGGGAGCGGCCCTTCGTCTGCAGCTGGATGTTCTGTGGGAAGAGGTTCACGCGCAGTGACGAGCTGCAGAGacacaggagaacacacacag GAGAGAAGAAGTTTGTCTGCCCGGAATGTTCCAAGCGCTTCATGCGGAGCGACCACCTGGCGAAGCACATTAAAACTCATCAGAACAAAAAAGGCGTGAACTCTGGTAGCGCTGTGGTGGCCTCGATGGAGTCTGCGGGGTCCTCAGACAGTATCATCACCACGGCAGGCGGGACCACCCTCATCCTCACCAACATCCAGCAGGGCTCCAGCAACGCCCAGGACATCCTGGCCAACGCAGAGATCCCTCTCCAGCTCGTCACCACCGTAGCGGCCAGCGAAGTCATGGAGTGA
- the sp3a gene encoding transcription factor Sp3a isoform X1, whose translation MTAPEQPVKQEEMAALDVDSSQSDFLHQDNGRGDQDTQPSPLDLLATTCSKVGSPSSELDRGAAADVTSIQLTGTDKWEVLTPTTAVKDECGMIQIQSQGILTSNGQYVVPLQNFQSQPIFVTSGTDASSANSVPNIQYQVIPQIQTADGHLSFSTSAVDGASLSHDATGQIQILPDGSQSLSVTSTADILNNNQNLISQTGHVQQIQGVSIGSSTFNNQGQVVTNVPVGLPGNITFVPINSVDLDSLGLSGAQTIATGVTADGQLIMASQHVDGSESLDKTGDHLSHTLSVNDSHANPEIYVPTSSSQLPDTANASGLLTQDTSLSSMAIEQGDSSSGLQEGFIQQNQVQNIQASSAQPIIQLQQVPVQTSNGQVVQSLAAGGQGLQNVQLINPGTFIIQAQTVTPSGQIQWQTFQVQGVQNLQNLQLPTTPPQQITLAPVQTLSLGSSPVNISTGQIPNLQTVTINSVGQHEGDMDSPGDIQIKEEPDSEDWPLGTDSTLNTSDLSHLRVRLVDEDDQLGQESKRLRRVACTCPNCKESGGRGSSMGKKKQHICHIAGCGKVYGKTSHLRAHLRWHSGERPFVCSWMFCGKRFTRSDELQRHRRTHTGEKKFVCPECSKRFMRSDHLAKHIKTHQNKKGVNSGSAVVASMESAGSSDSIITTAGGTTLILTNIQQGSSNAQDILANAEIPLQLVTTVAASEVME comes from the exons ATGACTG CCCCAGAACAGCCAGTGAAACAAGAGGAAATGGCTGCCTTGGACGTGGACAGCAGTCAAAGCGACTTTCTGCACCAAGACAATGGGAGAGGAGATCAG GACACTCAGCCGTCACCGCTCGACCTGCTAGCAACTACCTGCAGTAAGGTTGGGTCACCATCGTCAGAGTTGGACAGAGGTGCTGCCGCTGATGTG ACATCTATACAACTAACTGGGACTGATAAATGGGAGGTGTTAACCCCCACAACAGCAGTAAAGGATGAATGTGGAATGATACAGATCCAGAGTCAAGGGATATTAACGTCAAACGGACAGTATGTTGTTCCTCTCCAGAACTTTCAAAGTCAACCAATCTTTGTGACGTCGGGAACGGACGCCTCCTCTGCCAATTCAGTGCCTAACATTCAGTACCAAGTGATTCCTCAGATTCAGACAGCTGATGGACACCTGAGCTTTTCCACGTCTGCTGTGGATGGAGCTAGTCTGAGTCACGATGCCACAGGGCAGATTCAGATCTTGCCCGATGGTAGCCAGAGTCTAAGTGTGACATCAACTGCAGACATCCTTAATAACAACCAGAACCTCATATCACAGACTGGTCATGTCCAGCAGATCCAGGGAGTTTCTATTGGCAGCTCCACTTTCAACAACCAGGGTCAGGTTGTCACTAATGTGCCTGTGGGTTTGCCCGGGAACATTACTTTTGTTCCTATTAACAGCGTGGACTTGGACTCCCTTGGCCTGTCTGGTGCTCAGACTATAGCAACAGGAGTCACTGCTGATGGCCAGCTAATTATGGCCAGTCAGCACGTGGATGGCTCGGAGAGTCTGGATAAGACAGGTGATCACCTCTCACACACGCTATCGGTAAATGACTCGCATGCAAACCCAGAGATATATGTGCCAACGTCTTCCTCTCAGCTACCCGATACAGCAAATGCATCAGGTCTGCTGACGCAAGACACTTCATTGTCATCGATGGCTATAGAGCAAGGAGACTCGAGTTCTGGTCTTCAGGAAGGCTTCATCCAGCAGAATCAGGTCCAGAACATCCAGGCATCCTCCGCTCAGCCCATcatccagctgcagcaggtgCCTGTCCAGACCAGCAACGGTCAGGTAGTGCAGTCATTGGCAGCAGGCGGGCAGGGCTTGCAGAATGTGCAGCTGATAAACCCAGGGACCTTCATCATCCAAGCCCAGACAGTGACGCCGTCGGGCCAGATCCAGTGGCAGACCTTCCAGGTGCAGGGTGTGCAGAACCTGCAGAACCTCCAGCTGCCCACCACGCCGCCCCAACAGATAACCCTGGCTCCGGTTCAGACCCTGTCGCTGGGCTCCAGTCCAGTCAACATCAGCACAGGGCAGATCCCCAACCTGCAGACGGTGACCATCAACTCAGTGGGCCAGCACGAGGGGGACATGGACAGTCCTGGAG ATATCCAGATAAAGGAAGAGCCAGACTCTGAGGACTGGCCGCTAGGCACCGACTCCACCCTGAACACAAGCGATCTGTCCCACCTCCGCGTGCGGCTGGTGGACGAGGACGATCAGCTTGGCCAGGAGAGCAAGAGGTTGCGCAGAGTGGCGTGCACTTGCCCCAACTGTAAAGAGTCGGGCGGGAG AGGATCCAGCATGGGGAAGAAGAAGCAGCACATCTGCCACATCGCGGGCTGTGGGAAAGTGTACGGAAAGACGTCCCACCTGCGAGCGCACCTGCGCTGGCATTCGGGGGAGCGGCCCTTCGTCTGCAGCTGGATGTTCTGTGGGAAGAGGTTCACGCGCAGTGACGAGCTGCAGAGacacaggagaacacacacag GAGAGAAGAAGTTTGTCTGCCCGGAATGTTCCAAGCGCTTCATGCGGAGCGACCACCTGGCGAAGCACATTAAAACTCATCAGAACAAAAAAGGCGTGAACTCTGGTAGCGCTGTGGTGGCCTCGATGGAGTCTGCGGGGTCCTCAGACAGTATCATCACCACGGCAGGCGGGACCACCCTCATCCTCACCAACATCCAGCAGGGCTCCAGCAACGCCCAGGACATCCTGGCCAACGCAGAGATCCCTCTCCAGCTCGTCACCACCGTAGCGGCCAGCGAAGTCATGGAGTGA
- the LOC139926267 gene encoding obg-like ATPase 1: MTRAFEDEDIIHVEGTVDPVRDMEIIHEELRLKDEEMIGPIIDKLEKTAIRGGDKKLKPEYDVMCKMKSWVVDEKKHVRYYHDWNDKEIEVLNKYLFLTSKPMIYLVNLSEKDYIRKKNKWLVKIKEWVDSHDPGALVIPFSGGLESQLQDMSEEERQKYCTEHKTQSVLTKIIKTGYSALQLEYFFTAGPDEVRAWTVRKGTKAPQAAGKIHTDFEKGFIMAEVMKFQDFKEEGSENAVKAAGKYRQQGRNYTVEDGDVIFFKFNTPNAPKKK, from the exons GTGCCTTTGAGGATGAGGATATCATCCATGTGGAGGGGACAGTGGACCCAGTGAGGGATATGGAGATCATCCACGAGGAGCTGAGGCTGAAGGATGAGGAGATGATCGGACCTATTATTGACAAGCTGGAGAAGACGGCCATTAGAGGCGGTGACAAGAAACTCAAACCTGAATAC GACGTAATGTGCAAAATGAAGAGCTGGGTAGTGGATGAAAAGAAACATGTCCGCTACTATCACGATTGGAACGACAAGGAG ATCGAAGTGTTGAACAAATACTTGTTTTTGACATCCAAACCAATGATTTACCTCGTTAACCTCTCTGAGAAGGACTACATcaggaaaaagaacaaatg GTTGGTGAAAATCAAGGAGTGGGTGGACAGTCATGACCCGGGGGCCTTGGTCATCCCCTTCAGCGGAGGCCTGGAGAGCCAGCTACAGGACatgagtgaagaggagaggcagaagtaCTGCACAGAGCACAAGACGCAGAG TGTCCTGACCAAGATCATCAAGACAGGCTACTCAGCCCTGCAGCTTGAGTACTTCTTCACTGCTGGACCAGATGAGGTCCGTGCATGGACCGTTCGG AAAGGAACTAAGGCTCCGCAGGCTGCGGGGAAGATCCATACGGACTTTGAGAAGGGCTTCATTATGGCGGAAGTAATGAAATTCCAGGATTTTAAAGAGGAAGGCAGTGAGAACGCTGTCAAG GCTGCAGGGAAATACAGACAACAGGGAAGAAACTACACTGTTGAGGACGGAGACGTCATCTTTTTCAAATTTAACACACCAAACGCACCGAAGAAAAAGTGA